The following DNA comes from Neovison vison isolate M4711 chromosome 13, ASM_NN_V1, whole genome shotgun sequence.
accccacatcgggctctgcactcagcacagagtcggcttgtccctctctctctgctcctccccacactcatgctctctctctctcaaataaataaaatctttcatatatatatatatatatatatacacaaatgtctatataaaattacaaatatatatatacaggcaAGTCTCCTGTCTTCACTTCtccaaatatgtaatatatattatttttgccTCCTTCATATCTTTGTAATTTCAGTATTTGTCAAATACGCCTTCAAAACAGAGCAATTTTTAAgttgtaaaaattatttaacatggggcgcctgggtggctcagtgggttaaagcctctgacttcggctcaggtcgtgatcctctgcagggagcctgcttccacctctctctctctgcctgcctctttgcttacttgtgatctctgtctgtcagataaataaataaaatctttaaaaaaaattatttaacaaatgcAGAAATAGATGCAGTATTTTAAGACGGTTGAAGTCAAAGCACTTCTTATCTCTGGAATGAAATTAAGTGATCCAAGTTAACTAAGTGAATCTGCCATTCTTACTAGATGGGAATGTGTGATAGGAAATACCTGTCATTTGACTTTTAAGTGTATATGCAAAAATTACTCATgctgagacgcctgggtggctcaatgtgttaaagtctctgccttcagctcaggtcacgatcccagagtcctaggatcaagccccgcatctgggctctctgctcagcagggagcctgcttctccctctcccctctctctgccagcctctctgcctacttgtgatctctgtatgtcaaataaataaataaaatctttaaaaaaaaattactcatgcTTAGATTTGTAGTAGATGCCAATAAAACATCACCGCCCTGGAACATGTCAGTTACTACATAAAGTCACGTGCAATGTCAACCCCAAAGCTCCAGAGGAAAGAGTTCCCAAGAGAACTATGAAAACTTAACAATGTAAAATTTTATGTGGAGTATATCAGCATTAAAATAGTACTGCTGAAATAATAAACAGAGGATTTACAATAACACCTGGTGGCTCCTTCCAATGTACATATAAATAgaatcctggaagctttttctaTTACCTAATCATTTTATGGCCTTCTAAATTTAATGAATCAATGTAAAAACCCAATTTCCATTCCACAGCTTATCCCTTTTCTCTAGATCAAGGTGAAATTATTCTTATTATCAAGGTAGAGTTTTAAGTGTTCATATTTCTTAAACTACATTTAATCATATCATTAATTTTCAAGGTCTCTCTTCAGTCTTGTATGTGAAACTCCAGGAGATTTAATATTGGCATTTGTTACCTAGTCAAATCGTTCAGATGCTCTCTAAGTCAGTCCAACTGGGAActctcacagtttctgtgttAGTAAAATAAAGAGTGGAATTATTAGATCTGATGAAGACTGTGTTTTCCTTGTCCCATTGGACTTCTAGTTACCATATGGATTGAACTTTAGAATATGCGTTAGTGAACAGATGTTATTTTGGCCTGGATCTGTTTAACAGTAGAAATACAGAAGGGCAAGTAAGAACACAAGGAGAATGGCTACTGACTACAGGGCACAGTAGACACTGTGGGTTCAAACAGAGGACCCAGTGTGCTGGTAAAGGACTGTGTGAATAAAACTGTGTGGATGAGAGCAGTGCCAGAAGTAGCAGTCACAGACTGAGCCTGGCCACCATCCCCTTGCCTATGTTGGTCACTGTGGCTTGGGTCAGACTTGCTGTTTGGTGTGCTGTTGCATCATAGGCTCCTGGCTCATGCAAGAGAAGTAGCTAGCAGGGTCTTCAACCAGGGGGCGTCATAATGACAGTGACATGGCACCATCTGTCCGCCCATGCTCACCATTCCCCCATACCTCCAGTcatataatttgtttttgaaacaCAATTCTTCAAAATTGTTTATAGAGAGCCTGGATCCTATTACTTATACgtctattttctttccctttttttcccaagtggcattatttttttcctgattcttaGAAGTATGTTGTTGAAAGTTGGGAGCACAAAATGAATATGAAGAGAGGTTTTTACCCAGAGATAATCACTATTGATATTTGGTCTGTTTACATGTTTTTACACTATAATAACTATAGTTCTATATGCAGAatttttgcttaatatttatCATCAGCATATTTCTgacattaaaactttttaaaaagcaagatttaattatcttctttttttttttttaagattttatttattggggtgccttggtggctcagtcgttaagcggctgcctttggcccaggtcatgattccgggtccagggatcgagccctgtgttgggatccctgctcagcagggaaggctgcttctccttctcccactcccccctgtttgtgttccctttctcactatctctgtcaaataaataaataaaatctttaaaaaaaaagattttatttatttaacagagcgagtgagagagcacaagcaggaggaacaacatagggagaaggagaagtacgctccccactgaggagggagcctgacacaggacttattctcaggaccttgggatcatgaactgagcggaAGGctgaagcttaactcactgagccaccccattTTGTAACTTTTCTACATTGGTTATTTATTACTTATGGAGGTTGAACTAGTATTTTTTGAGGAGTTGATTTAGTAGAATTGATGCTGGATAAACCAACATAGAAATTGcttttttgaggggcacctgggtggctcagtgagttaaagcctctgccttcggctcaggtaatgatcccagggtcctgggattgagccccgcattgggctctctgctcagcggagagcctgcttcccttcctctctctctacctgcctctttccctagttgtaatctctgtcaaataaataaataaaatatttttaaaagaattgcttttttgaaagaaaaaaaaagtatagaaaatagacagtaaaaatgagagaataaagaCAGGAAGTTCGTGGTTAATAACATAGCCCTTAGTACGTAGCATCTGATTGGGAGCTGATCCTCTTTGAGTGACtgaaatgagtaaaataataCTTAAGTGACTGAAATGAGTAAAAATGATACTTTTCACTGATGTTTGAAATTTGGGAGTAACTTAGAAAAAGAGTAgtacaagttttttgtttgttttttttttaaagatttaatttatttatttgacaagagagatcatgagtacgcagagaggaaggcagagagagaggaggaagcaggctcccgctgaggagagagcccaatgtgggacttaatcccaggaccctgagatcatgacctgagctgaaggcagaggcttaacccactgagccacccaggtgccccaagagtagtacaagttttaaaaaaatcctggttTGTGTTTTCTTATCTGTTCAAGGAGAAACTTTAAAGTTACTCAATATCcccttgtgttttattttcaagaatataaatattttctttatactccagaatataaaaacttactttctttttgcttttcctaaGCCACTGCTTCCTGCCTCTTCAGGAATCCGATTCTCTTTTTCAGAATCTTTAGGAGACAGGCTGAAGAATTCTCCGATTCCTTTTTGCCACTTGGGAGTTGGGCGCACGCAAACTGGATTCCCTCCTGCATACTTATTTTcaactataaaatataaacaggTGGAACTAAATAAGAACTAAGGATACAACTGCACATCTTAAAAGGAAGCAATTCTTTAACATTAAATCTACAGGGTATTAAGTGGTATTATATCCgtcttaaaataattagaaaatgtgaGGTGATAAAGCTGTATTCAGtcaatattatattttacattattattaatataattaatattattaatacaatatataataatattttgttaaaattatccTTTGtcctaggaaaataaaattaacagaatttttacaactggaaaatatttttcataatttatccACAAGCAGAGCTATTCAAATAGTCTTATGTATTGTCATACTAAGCTTTGACATTTTTTCCTAATATGAGATGTAGAATAAATGGCcaaaattttacttattaattaaaACACCTGTGAAAGGCAAAACAAATATACAGCAATGTGAAAGTTTCCACAAAAATAGGTTACACTTTTCAAAGCCCTTGGCTCCTTTTCAGTTCATAGAGTTCATAAGGTaaatccaattcttgattttttttaaaaagattatttatttatttatttatttgacagacagagatcacaagtaggcagagaggcaggcagagagagaggggaagggaagcagactcctccactgagcagagagaccgatgcggggcttgataccaagaccctgggatcatgacctgagccaaaagcagaggctttaacccactgagccacccaggcaccccttgattttttttttaaggtaagttctacacccaatgtggggcttaaacttatggccctgagatcaagagttgcatgttttaccaactgagccaaccaggtgccccaatttctgattttttttttcattttaaaacagtaatataaaggaaaaatttctGCCTCTTTATGAAGTAATGATTAGTATACGAAGATGAGCAAATTACTGAGCCACTACATATATCTTTCCCTTTAAACACATTTGTCACAAACTCTGTTATAAAGTTGcttccatatatataaatatatactctctgaagtttttattttttatttattttttcaagattttatttctgagagagagagacaacaagccCGAGTAGGGacgggacagagggagaagcagactcctccactgagcagggagcctgatgcggggctccatcccagaaccctgggatcatgacctgagccaaaggcagaggcgtaaccaaCAGAGATACCCAGGCGCCCACTTCTcaagtttttaaatcttttttaaaagtacaagtgactttttaaaaatagtgatctGCGGCCCCTGGGTGGAGCAGTCTGGTTAAAGATCTgattcttagttttggctcaggttgtggtctcagatTTGTGAGATTTGAGCCAGGTCTGGTTGCACTCAGCAGTGGAGTTCACTTTGaaatttctctctgcctctgaccctcccacctcaatgtctctaaaataaataaatattcaaaaaacaaataaataatagtgaTACTTTGGTTCATAATTTTCCAAAAGGACACATATAAGAACTCTTTGACTACTTGGAAAGTAATTGGCAGCAACCTATATAGCTCGGTATAGAATTCAAACCCAGCTCAGAGTGCCTGGGTtgcagttggttaagggtctgactttggctcaggtcatgatctcagggtccttgtccctttccctttgccccgcCTCCTGATGGTGCCCtgtctcttgctcaaataaataaataaaaatctttttaaaaaaaaattcaaacacggCTCTGCTGATTTAATTGTGTGACTTTTAGCAAAGTACGTAACCTGAGCTTAAATGTCCTCATCATTTAGATTGAAGTTATTACTAACTTCATACAGTTGATTAAAAATAGAGATCTGTGGGCGCCTGCCTGGCTTAGTTGATGAAGCatgcttttgatctcagggttgtgattttgagccccatgttgggtgcatagattacttaaaaataaaatcttaaaaaccaaaccaaaccaaaaaaaaaaacaaaacaaaaaaaacccaaaagagatTTCCAAGGGTACCTGGCTGACTCACAGTGTAGAgaatgagactcttgatcttagggtccttgGTTCAAGCCCCTCTTGggcgtagagcttacttaaaaaaaaatagagatctgTAAAGTGCCTTAAGAGGTGCATTTGGCCAACATATGTTCATTGAGGGCCTATTCAGTTGGCTTTGGTGATTCAACAGTGCACCAGACAATGAGATGTGGCCCTGATCATAATTTAGTGGTATAGAGTATAGAATATTCTCAATAAATTCatcatctttcaaaattttgaCCTACAGCTCCTTTTTATCTAAAGAGAATTAGTTAATATTTTCTAATGAAATATTTAGAACAGGGGGAAGTTTAAGTTAACTTAAGAACCCATGAAGTTCTTCACAGTGCTCCCCTGTATGTTCTTAATTAGGCCTTGTGGAATTAATCTTCCTAACTTCCTAGGAGAGAAATGAGGCACCAGATGGCATGGTATTTCCTCAATCTCTCCTTGCACAGAAGGAGCAGTGTGAAGCTCTTTCATGGGCCAAGTTTTCCCTCCTAATGTCCCAAAAGCAAGGAGCTGCAGTAGTTGGgataacacacacatacagacaccatgccaaaaaataaacaataacaaaagaaaaaatgcagaaataaaaacaaacactttatACTAAGACAACCCGATCAGCACTGTCAACTGTAGTCCTAATTCTTAATCCAGTGAAGGGGAGCTTAAATAGCCTCTTGCAGGAAAAAGCCATTagccaatattaaaaataaaaatgctaaactagaaaggaaaaataggTTTGAAGATAAACCGTGTCTGTCCCTAACCCCCAGGTTGGAGATTCTTTTCCTTGCGACCCCCACCTTTATTTACCCCAACCGAACGAGAGGCCTAGGTCCCCTCATTACATCAGAAGGCAGGGAAGAAATTTGAGTGTGAGGATCTCAGGAAAATAAATTCCACGGTGGGTCAGGAGGCTTGCAGGTCCGGAGAACTGTGGTGCAAGGCCTGATCCCCTTTGACAAAGTTCCTCCAGGAGTCGGAGGGGCGCTTTTTACCTTTCCTTGACGAAGGCGATGTGGAATTAGTGGCAGAAGTGGAGGAACCAAGCACTTTCCTGGGGGCTCGCGAGGCGACCACTGCGGAGAGGCAAAGGAGAGCATTCAAAACACGGCAGTTAAGTTTCCGACACGAGTCACAGAGCCGCGTTTTCACCACAGTCCCAGACCCCGCGGCTTGGAGAGAAGAGCCCCGAGATCCAGAACAGCAGGACAACCCTCTCCTGTCCGCGCTGCTCCTTCCTCCTGGTAAAGGGGCCAGGCCGCAGCTTCCAGAATGGCTGGACTAGCCTGGCTCAGAGGGCGGTGGAGAGCCCTGGCCCCCTGCCCTCCACTGCTGTGCTCAACTACCTCACCTTTTCTGTAGGAGCCTGGGGCACTGTCCGCTTTCGTCCGCACCATGGTCAAACTCGAGGAGACGAGAGCAATCAACTGACTTCCCAAACGCGGGTGTTTAACTGCACAAGGACCTGAAAAACAAATCTCCCGCCACAGTTTATATTGGTCTCTTTCCCGCGCGCTCCACGGACTTTCCCGGGGAGCCGCTCCCATTGGTTCCGCGCCGTCCCCCCACAACCAATCGTCAGTGTCCAGCTATGACAGTGGCGAGCCTTGACTCAGTACCGTCCCGTCCATCAACTTTGCAGTAGCCTGTGATTCGTAGCCGCCCCAAGTGGGCGGTGTTAAAGCTTTTCCTGGGGTGCCCCAAGAGTGAGTGCTAAGATTGTGAGTTAGGGAAATGGGCCTGcttagaaaagaaaacccaggtaAGACAGCGAATTATAACATTTCTCCAAAAGTTACCACAGGGATAAATCTAACGATCAACTCCAGGAAAAGAAACTTGAAATgaagcaggttttttgttttttttttttttaatgcaaatcagaataaataacttctttttttaaagccgTAAactggtggtgcctgggtggctcagttggttgagcaactgtcttcagctcaggtcatgatcccggactttcaggatcgagtcccgtatctgACTCCTAGTTccttgaggagtctgcttctccctctgaccttctcctctctcatgctctctctcactcattctccctcaaataaataaataaaaccttaaaaaaaaaaaaaagccgcaaACTGTTTTTACAAGGTCCATAACAAACCAATTCTATGGAGTGTTAGAAAAGCAAGGTAAAAACTGAGTGGattgtatgtacatacacacgtAAAAATGAACGAATTAATGAAAGGTCTTCCTGACATCTATATGGTCTCAGAGCTCCTTAAAAATATGCCAGATGtcagggtgcctgactggctcagtcagaggagcatgcaacccttgatcttagggttgtggatttgagccccaccttctgtgcagagattacttaaaaatagaatcttaaaaaaaaaaaaaaaaagccaaatgtgCCAAGGGTACATCCCAGACACATAGTGATTATAACGCTAGAATAGTAGCTCACAACTATTTTCTATCACTATGTCTGTCTTCTAATTACTCAAAATACCCCTGGGGAGTGATTTTCACTCTCTGAAAACCATGCATAAAACGTGATCAGATGAGCTTGCCTTGGGATATGTTTTGTTAAATGCTCACTTGAAAGACAATCCTGAAAGTGTAAGCACTGCGCTGATTCTCTCCAATAAATTATGCTTGAACTTTCACAAAATAGGCTACTCAATATGTCAACAGAATCAACAACTACTTTTTGCTTTAGAATtaaagatcttgaaaaaaaagattaatgaatCTAGCCAACaggtgaaaaaatatatttttaaaattaattgtattaTGATTCTATTAGTGATAGAATAATAGCAGGAAATGTATTGAAAACTACCTGTAGCTTTGTCTAACACTTGGAGTCTGCAGTAGAATACCTATCAGAAAAATCAACAAGCCCCAGggtattcctttcttctttgttatCATTCCCTTCTCAATACACAATCATTCTTCAATACACATTATTTCCTATTCAGTTAAAGTGGCTTCAACAAAGGCCTGTATTACTTAATTCAAACTCATATTGCAGATTCCTGTGGAGATTAGAACAGCATAGAGAATCTGATGGTCTTTTCTCTTAGTTCACAGGCTAAGTAAATGTTTAGAAAGAATTGCAAATATATCTTTGTACACACGAGCAGTCTATTACTACAGCTGTGTTtgtatgttgcttttttttttttaaagattttatttatttatttgacagagagagatcacaagtagatggagaggcaggcagagagagagagagagggaagcaggctccctgctgagcagagagcccgatgcgggactcgatcccaggaccctgagatcatgacctgagccgaaggcagcagcttaacccactgagccacccaggcgcccctgtatgttGCTTTTTTAATAATAGGGAAGAATGTATGTTAAGGTAAAAAATAATAGGAAACAAGCAGTGATGTCTAAcacaaattcttaattttaaatatatgctttAAGGAAGCTCCTCTTTAAATAAAACAGGGAATTGTGTGGGGTGAACTTGAAAATTTCAAAGGCCTAGGGCATTATGAAAAGTTGTAGTACATACGTATGAAGTATCTGCCTAAATGTATACCAAAGAGTATCTTTGAGTCATGTTAAATAGGTGTGCTTGCTTTGCTCAGGTGGAAGtgcattttaataaatgataatCTGTAAACGGCATTGTTTTACATTACATACATTATGAACTAGAGATTGTAATCATTAACATATGCTTTatggaaaaagaatatttttttaaagaatattctttttttaaaaaaagattttctttatttgacagatcacaagtagatagagaggcaggcagagagagggaagcaagctccccgctgagcagagagcccaatgcaggggggatcccaggaccctgagaccatgacctaagccaaaggcagaggcttaaacacactgagccacccaggcaccacaagaATATTCTTGAGGACCTAATAATTTCATCATAATTTATATGATGTGCTAAGTCCTGTTGTAAAAACAATCTTGTCAGAGTCTCTGTCTTCAAgaagttaacatttatttttatttatatctttttaaaagattttatttatttatttgacagagagagagacacacacacacacagccagagagggaacacaagcaggggaagtgggagagcgagaagcaggcttcccgctgagcagagaaccccatgaggggcttgatcccaagactctgggatcatgacctgagcggaaggcagatgcttgatggCTGaggaacccaggtgccccttattatttatttatttattattttaaaaaagattttatttgtttatttgacagagagatgacaagtaggcagagggggcgggggaagcaggctcccttctaagcagagagccccatggggatcacgacctgagctgaaggcggagtcttagtccactgagccacccaggcgctccttttttaaattttttttaaagattttatttatttatttgacagagagatatcacaagtaggcagagaggcaggcaaagagagaggaagggaagcaggacccctgccgagcagggagcccgatgtgggactcgattccagaaccctgagatcatgacctgagccgaaggcagcggcttaacccactgagccacccaggcgccctttttaaaaaacttttttttaaaaaagattttatcggGTGCCTGGGTAAAAGGCAGGCacctttaaattaaattaaattaaattaccttaaattaacattttaaatagttgGAATTAAACAGATACAAACAGGTAAATAATTTGCGTATGTTATATTAGCATGAAAAGTAGCAGATTTTtatgaagaaacaaaatttgTACTATTAATGAACATTCGAagtatttgaggtttttttaaaggtagaaaatattttccaaattaataacaaaaacaatctACACCTAGTGTAAATCAACACactcatatgatttttattatttgtcgATAAAAACGTTAGCATAAAAAGGTGAATCAGGATCCAATTAATGTAATTGCTTAGTCTACATAGCCTAATGGGGATGAAGAACCTGTAAAAAACAAGtgctattttaaatgcttttacaCAAAACCAGAATAATTTAGAGGCTGGCCTCTCAGATTAACAGTTGTATCTTTTCCTCGGCTGTAGTTGTTATAGGTATTTATACTATCTTCTCAGCGAATTCTCGATTCTCAAGCCCTGCATCTAAGGATGCAGAGGAGCTCTGGTACCAGTATAAACAATGTCCGGAAGCGGGAAAGAAAAGGCAGTAGGGGTGGGAGGGATCTTTCTGGGGGTGGAGCCAGTGGGAGGGGCCGAGCAGGCTGGCGGAACTCGCGCGACCGAAGTCGGTGTTGCGAAGGGGACTAGTCCGGCGCAGGACGTGGGGCTGTTGGAGCCCAGCTGGTTCCGGCTGGGAAAAATGGCGGTAGCTGGGGCGGCGTCCCGGGAGCAGCTAGTGGGCTGGTGCACCCAGCAGTTGCGGAAAACTTTCGGCCTGGATGTCAGCGAGGAGATCATGCAGTGAGACCGGTTCGGGTCCCAGGCGGGAAGCAGCTCTGGGATGTGCACTGATCGAAAGGGTGAAGCGGGGAGGACTAAAAAGTTGATGAGAGTGAAGACATAGGATAAAAGAGCTATTATCGGTCTCTAGGCGTCGACTTTTGACCTCTGGCTTTACAGTTTAGCTTCTGGAATACTGTGTCAGGCTACCCAGTCGGCCAGTGGGGCCTTTTTTTCTTAGGAAAAGGCCAAATCCCTGATAATTAAGTCTTTAAGACTGTCCCCGGAGCCAGTTTCCTTATAAATTCTGGAGATAATGGGCAAGCCAGATTGTTTTCCCAGAAATCCTTGCTCTGAGCATTTTAGTTTGCCCGATATGGGTGTGTCAAATAGGACCTGGACTTTAAATTGAAGCTGCGGTGGTTAAGGTGTAAATAACTTTTGACTGAGGAGTCCCaagttctgttttctgttgtcATTTACCCGTTTTGGAACCTTGGACATTTTAATTTCCCTCTCTATACATTTGTTTCCGCgtctataaaatgaataattagCAGAgcttatatttcatattttataattcttgTGAAGTGGAGATGGTGACATAATTTACTATTTGCTTTCGATTGATTTGTCATTTTTGTTGCGCTACATAACTGGTGCTGGGGCAACAAAGACGACTGAGACCTTTGGGTTCTGTCTGGTTGATGAGCAGGGGAAACATAAGGTGTTGTGGGAGCACGGAGTAAAGGACTCCCGTTAAGATTTTAGAAACTTGAAAGGTTTTACTTC
Coding sequences within:
- the PCLAF gene encoding PCNA-associated factor isoform X1, whose translation is MVRTKADSAPGSYRKVVASRAPRKVLGSSTSATNSTSPSSRKVENKYAGGNPVCVRPTPKWQKGIGEFFSLSPKDSEKENRIPEEAGSSGLGKAKRKACPLPPDHSDDEKE
- the PCLAF gene encoding PCNA-associated factor isoform X2, with the translated sequence MVRTKADSAPGSYRKVVASRAPRKVLGSSTSATNSTSPSSRKVENKYAGGNPVCVRPTPKWQKGIGEFFSLSPKDSEKENRIPEEAGSSGLGKAKRKKIQ